From a single Micromonospora sp. WMMD1102 genomic region:
- a CDS encoding PspA/IM30 family protein, translating into MANPFVKGWRYMMALFGAKIDEYADPKVQIQQAVEEAQRQHQALVQQAAAVIGNQRQLEMRLSRQMSEVERLQGMARQALVLADRARAAGDETEATKYEQSAQTVATQLVAAEQSTEDLKTLHDQAIGAAAQARRAVENNSMILQQKLAERAKLLSQLEQAKMQESVAKSLESMSALAAPGNTPSLDEVRDRIEQRYANAMGRAELAGNSVEGRMLEIQKSTLDLAGASRLEQIRSSMAGEKLAGGTANPAVEPAPAADPAGVARLDEIRASLGRDKQTGGGSSSAAG; encoded by the coding sequence ATGGCGAACCCGTTCGTCAAGGGCTGGCGCTACATGATGGCGCTGTTCGGCGCCAAGATCGACGAATACGCCGATCCCAAGGTGCAGATCCAGCAGGCTGTCGAGGAGGCGCAGCGCCAGCACCAGGCGCTCGTCCAGCAGGCTGCGGCGGTCATCGGCAACCAGCGTCAGCTCGAGATGCGGCTGTCCCGCCAGATGTCCGAGGTCGAGCGGCTACAGGGCATGGCCCGGCAGGCCCTGGTGCTCGCCGACCGGGCCCGGGCCGCCGGTGACGAGACCGAGGCCACCAAGTACGAGCAGAGTGCGCAGACCGTCGCCACCCAGCTCGTCGCCGCCGAGCAGTCGACCGAGGATCTCAAGACCCTGCACGACCAGGCGATCGGTGCCGCCGCACAGGCTCGCCGGGCGGTCGAGAACAACTCGATGATCCTCCAGCAGAAGCTGGCCGAGCGGGCGAAGCTGCTCAGCCAGCTCGAACAGGCCAAGATGCAGGAGAGTGTGGCCAAGTCGCTGGAGTCGATGTCCGCGCTGGCCGCACCCGGCAACACCCCGTCGCTCGACGAGGTGCGGGACCGGATCGAGCAGCGCTACGCCAACGCGATGGGCCGGGCCGAGCTGGCCGGCAACTCGGTCGAGGGGCGGATGCTGGAGATCCAGAAGTCCACCCTCGACCTGGCCGGCGCGTCCCGGCTGGAGCAGATCCGCTCCAGCATGGCCGGCGAGAAGCTTGCCGGCGGGACCGCCAACCCGGCGGTCGAGCCGGCACCGGCGGCGGATCCGGCCGGGGTTGCCCGGCTGGACGAGATCCGGGCCAGCCTGGGCCGGGACAAGCAGACCGGCGGCGGCAGCAGCAGCGCCGCAGGCTGA
- a CDS encoding fibronectin type III domain-containing protein, translating into MFKRFAASLAVRAGQARRLSGDSPEAGTGRTAATVVPAARTSADALPAATLDPTAPPDYFGFVPNFAYSPLPVCDAAGRVAPGTGIRKFVAALPRPGDVPNELGNLIPVAVPDTITYPGCDYYEIGVQEYRQQLHPDLPPTRLRGYRQLNNGTDDTGHNTVAPPLRPYHLGPLILARRDRPVRVKYVNRLPVGPAGTLFLPVDPTVPGAGTGPLGGTEHYPQNRCAVHLHGGCTPWISNGGPAQWTTPAGEPTSYPRGAGFAAVPDMPEPGAGASTAYYPNQQSGRLLCWHDQSEGIARLTVYSGQLGLYRLDDPVQRRLVDDGVLPAEEVVLVLQDRTFVPDETQLAAQDPTWDVARWGGPGSLWFPHVYMPSQNPYNESGTNPMGRWDYGPWFWPPFTGITHPAAPNPHHDPLARPWQPPVQPGTPTPSAVPDAFGDTPLVNGAAYPYLRLRPAAYRFRILNACNDRSLNLQLYYAASNAPMWGPDGTLLDGGAGEVPMVPARPNPDFPPGWPTDGRCGGVPDPNATGPDWIQLGTGGGLLPAVAVLPSQPIDYRYDRQDGAVPEVTGHALLLGPGERADVVVDLSSVPSGSNLVLYNDCPAPLPGCDPRNDQYTGAPDRTPSGGPPGTRPGYGPNTRTLLQIQVVGTPAPPFDTDRLRVALPAAYAASQPPPIVPQPAYDVAFGTATAPDGYAPAEADSLTFVPYGGGTPVTLPLHRKAIVAEFDTGYGRRTSLLGTELPKSSSLVQTTVPLTRIDPPTEVLLPSDPAAPVGSPGDNSQLWKIVHHGTETEFVHFQHVDVQLVNRIGRDGTVRPPERNEFGWRDTVRVHPFEAAVVALRPTLPPALPFTVPDSVRLADPTRPAGESECHAQVDPVTGEPAVVVNRRHDLGWEYLWHSQLLGHAEGRMARPLVLRFSPAAPTGLAARPEPGSASVLPAIVLAWTDNSRRGAVPGPPATRCRVQRAVDPGFGRDLHTFVVPAEQNRYVDSTVVPGVTYYYRVRAENAVAHSGYSNTTSAQVWLRAPTGLVATVASGPPLRVNRGWVNRSFATTVELQRATNPTFSSGLVTSTRPVTGSCPDTRVTPETTYYYRVRTSYLGASSPWSNVCTVVIPAVPPTPTDLTVTLDRTPGPGGGSLVLTWRVPLTSVVGSFRLHRATDAGFSSALVTSRLPGTVRSFTDTGLAPDTVYHYRIQAANPAGTSEVSRPVSIRTPS; encoded by the coding sequence ATGTTCAAGAGGTTCGCGGCAAGCCTGGCGGTCCGGGCGGGACAGGCCAGGCGATTGAGCGGGGACAGCCCGGAAGCCGGCACCGGCCGGACCGCTGCGACGGTGGTGCCGGCCGCCCGGACCAGCGCCGACGCCCTGCCGGCGGCCACCCTCGACCCGACCGCCCCGCCGGACTACTTCGGGTTCGTGCCCAACTTCGCCTACAGCCCGCTGCCGGTCTGCGACGCCGCCGGGCGGGTGGCGCCGGGCACCGGCATCCGCAAGTTCGTCGCCGCCCTCCCCCGGCCCGGCGACGTCCCGAACGAACTGGGCAACCTGATCCCGGTCGCGGTGCCGGACACCATCACCTACCCGGGCTGCGACTACTACGAGATCGGCGTGCAGGAGTACCGGCAGCAACTGCATCCCGACCTGCCGCCGACCCGGCTGCGCGGCTACCGGCAACTGAACAACGGCACCGACGACACCGGGCACAACACGGTGGCGCCACCGCTGCGGCCGTACCACCTCGGGCCGCTGATCCTGGCCCGGCGGGACCGCCCGGTCCGGGTCAAGTACGTCAACCGGCTGCCGGTCGGCCCGGCCGGCACGCTCTTCCTGCCGGTGGACCCGACCGTGCCGGGCGCCGGTACGGGTCCACTCGGCGGCACCGAGCACTATCCGCAGAACCGCTGCGCCGTCCACCTGCACGGCGGGTGTACCCCGTGGATCAGCAACGGCGGCCCGGCCCAGTGGACGACCCCGGCCGGCGAACCGACGTCGTACCCGCGCGGCGCCGGCTTCGCCGCCGTGCCGGACATGCCGGAGCCCGGTGCCGGGGCGAGTACCGCCTACTACCCCAACCAGCAGAGCGGGCGGTTGCTCTGCTGGCATGACCAGTCCGAGGGGATCGCCCGGCTCACCGTCTACTCCGGACAGCTCGGCCTCTACCGGCTGGACGACCCGGTGCAGCGCCGCCTGGTCGACGACGGCGTACTGCCGGCCGAGGAGGTCGTGCTGGTGCTCCAGGACCGGACCTTCGTACCGGACGAGACCCAGCTCGCCGCCCAGGACCCGACCTGGGACGTGGCCCGCTGGGGCGGCCCGGGGAGCCTCTGGTTCCCGCACGTCTACATGCCGAGCCAGAACCCGTACAACGAGTCGGGGACGAACCCGATGGGCCGGTGGGACTACGGGCCGTGGTTCTGGCCGCCGTTCACCGGCATCACCCACCCGGCGGCACCGAACCCGCACCACGACCCGCTGGCCCGGCCGTGGCAGCCGCCGGTCCAGCCGGGCACCCCGACCCCGTCGGCGGTGCCGGACGCCTTCGGCGACACCCCGCTGGTCAACGGTGCCGCCTACCCCTACCTGCGGCTGCGGCCGGCGGCGTACCGGTTCCGGATCCTCAACGCCTGCAACGACCGCAGCCTGAACCTCCAGCTCTACTACGCGGCCTCGAACGCGCCGATGTGGGGTCCGGACGGCACGCTGCTCGACGGCGGGGCCGGCGAGGTGCCGATGGTCCCGGCCCGGCCGAACCCGGACTTCCCGCCCGGCTGGCCGACCGACGGCCGGTGTGGCGGGGTGCCGGACCCGAACGCGACAGGTCCGGACTGGATCCAGCTCGGCACCGGCGGCGGGCTGCTGCCGGCGGTCGCGGTGCTGCCCAGCCAGCCGATCGACTACCGGTACGACCGGCAGGACGGCGCCGTGCCCGAGGTGACCGGGCACGCCCTGCTGCTCGGCCCCGGCGAGCGCGCCGACGTGGTCGTCGACCTCTCCTCCGTACCGTCCGGGTCGAACCTGGTCCTCTACAACGACTGCCCGGCGCCGCTGCCGGGCTGCGACCCGCGCAACGACCAGTACACCGGCGCCCCGGACCGGACCCCGTCGGGCGGGCCGCCGGGCACCCGCCCCGGCTACGGCCCGAACACCCGGACACTGCTCCAGATCCAGGTGGTCGGGACCCCGGCACCGCCGTTCGACACCGACCGGCTCCGGGTCGCGCTCCCGGCGGCGTACGCGGCGAGCCAGCCGCCGCCGATCGTGCCGCAGCCGGCGTACGACGTGGCGTTCGGCACCGCCACCGCGCCGGACGGGTACGCCCCGGCCGAGGCCGATTCGCTCACCTTCGTCCCGTACGGCGGCGGCACGCCGGTGACCCTGCCGTTGCACCGCAAGGCGATCGTGGCCGAGTTCGACACCGGGTACGGCCGGCGGACCTCCCTGCTCGGCACCGAACTGCCGAAGTCCAGCTCGCTGGTGCAGACCACCGTCCCGCTGACCCGGATCGACCCTCCGACCGAGGTGCTGCTCCCCTCCGACCCCGCCGCCCCGGTCGGCTCCCCCGGCGACAACAGCCAGCTCTGGAAGATCGTGCACCACGGCACGGAGACCGAGTTCGTGCACTTCCAGCACGTCGACGTCCAGTTGGTGAACCGGATCGGCCGGGACGGCACGGTCCGGCCACCCGAGCGCAACGAGTTCGGCTGGCGGGACACCGTCCGGGTGCACCCGTTCGAGGCGGCGGTGGTGGCGCTCCGCCCGACGCTGCCACCGGCGCTGCCGTTCACCGTGCCGGACAGCGTCCGGCTCGCCGACCCGACCCGTCCGGCCGGCGAGTCCGAATGCCACGCCCAGGTCGACCCGGTGACCGGCGAGCCGGCCGTGGTGGTCAACCGGCGGCACGACCTCGGCTGGGAGTACCTCTGGCACTCGCAACTGCTCGGCCACGCCGAGGGCCGGATGGCCCGGCCGTTGGTGCTGCGCTTCTCCCCGGCGGCGCCGACCGGTCTCGCCGCCCGGCCGGAACCCGGCTCGGCGAGCGTGCTCCCGGCGATCGTCCTGGCCTGGACGGACAACTCCCGGCGCGGCGCCGTGCCGGGGCCGCCAGCCACCCGCTGCCGGGTGCAGCGGGCCGTCGACCCCGGATTCGGCCGGGACCTGCACACCTTCGTCGTCCCGGCCGAGCAGAACCGGTACGTCGACTCGACGGTCGTCCCCGGAGTCACCTACTACTACCGGGTACGGGCCGAGAACGCCGTCGCCCACTCCGGGTACTCCAACACCACGAGCGCGCAGGTGTGGCTGCGGGCGCCGACCGGACTGGTCGCCACGGTGGCGAGCGGGCCACCGCTGCGGGTCAACCGGGGCTGGGTGAACCGCTCCTTCGCCACCACGGTGGAACTGCAACGGGCCACCAACCCGACCTTCAGCAGCGGGCTGGTCACCAGCACCCGCCCGGTCACCGGCAGCTGCCCGGACACCCGGGTGACGCCGGAGACCACCTACTACTACCGGGTGCGTACCAGCTATCTGGGCGCCTCGTCACCCTGGTCGAACGTCTGCACGGTGGTGATCCCGGCGGTGCCGCCGACGCCGACCGACCTCACGGTGACGCTGGACCGCACACCGGGGCCGGGCGGCGGCAGCCTGGTGCTGACCTGGCGGGTCCCGTTGACGAGCGTGGTCGGAAGTTTCCGGCTGCACCGGGCCACCGACGCCGGTTTCAGCTCGGCGCTGGTGACGTCCCGGCTGCCGGGCACGGTCCGCTCGTTCACCGACACCGGACTCGCCCCGGACACCGTCTACCACTACCGGATCCAGGCCGCCAACCCGGCCGGTACGTCGGAGGTCAGCCGCCCGGTCTCGATCCGCACCCCGAGCTGA
- a CDS encoding DNA-formamidopyrimidine glycosylase family protein, translated as MPEGDTVWNTARALHRALAGDRLTASDFRVPQLATADLAGATVLESAARGKHLLLRLLTPDDGARLTLHSHLRMDGAWRAYAPGERWAARPAHTIRVVLRSAAAVAVGYHLHELALLPTADETSLVGHLGPDLLGPDWDPAEAVRRLAAQPSRSIAEALLDQTNLAGIGNLYKSELLFLRGVSPWTPVREVPDLPGMVALAHRLLMANRGRWTQNTTGSLHRGRTSYVYGRRAEPCRRCGATIRKGDQGERVTYWCPICQPEPGHRAGSGPGRPAR; from the coding sequence GTGCCCGAAGGCGACACCGTGTGGAACACCGCCCGCGCGCTGCACCGCGCCCTGGCCGGTGACCGGCTGACCGCCAGCGACTTCCGGGTACCGCAGCTCGCCACCGCCGACCTGGCCGGGGCCACCGTGCTGGAGTCCGCCGCCCGGGGCAAGCACCTGCTGCTGCGGCTGCTGACCCCGGACGACGGGGCACGGCTCACCCTGCACTCGCACCTGCGGATGGACGGCGCCTGGCGGGCGTACGCCCCGGGGGAGCGCTGGGCGGCCCGCCCCGCACACACCATCCGGGTGGTACTCCGCAGCGCCGCGGCGGTGGCCGTCGGCTACCACCTGCACGAGCTGGCCCTGCTGCCGACCGCCGACGAGACCTCGCTGGTCGGGCACCTCGGACCGGACCTGCTCGGCCCGGACTGGGACCCGGCCGAGGCGGTACGCCGGCTCGCCGCCCAGCCGTCCCGGAGCATCGCCGAGGCACTGCTCGACCAGACCAACCTGGCCGGGATCGGCAACCTCTACAAGTCCGAGCTGCTGTTCCTGCGCGGCGTCTCGCCGTGGACGCCGGTCCGGGAGGTCCCCGACCTGCCCGGCATGGTGGCGCTGGCGCACCGGCTGCTGATGGCGAACCGGGGTCGGTGGACGCAGAACACCACCGGCTCGCTGCACCGGGGCCGGACCAGTTACGTCTACGGCCGCCGGGCCGAGCCGTGCCGCCGGTGTGGCGCGACGATCCGGAAAGGGGACCAGGGTGAACGGGTCACCTACTGGTGCCCGATCTGCCAGCCCGAGCCGGGGCACCGCGCGGGCTCCGGCCCCGGCCGGCCCGCCCGCTGA
- a CDS encoding arabinofuranosidase catalytic domain-containing protein, protein MNVLNLRRGRLAAIGALALSMVGGSVLATQVHVAVAAPGPSPAAAIVPGQSAPITGVASGRCMEVPNSSTTNGTQTQLWDCTGATNQTWTYSSNRQLTVYGNKCLDASGGGTGNGTQVIIWDCHGNANQQWNVNSNGTITSAQSGLCLDANGAATGNGTKLILWSCHGATNQQWSSPSTPPTPTPTVTPPPAGSLPCDIYAAGGTPCVAAHSTTRALYATYRGNLYQVRRSSDNTTRDIGLLTTGGTANAATQDSFCAGTQCVITVVYDQSGRGNDLWYQGSTVVPGSPQSRPAIATSESLSIGGGKAYSLYINPGNSYWRDGHLTGVPTGAAPEGMYMVTSGTHVNNGCCFDYGNSETTRKADAAGAMDAINFSTQCWFGGCSGTGPWVQADLEWGLFPGGSQSWNPNQRAFPHKFVTATLKNNGTTRFAIKGSNAQSGSLYTLYDGALPPGYSPMKKQGAIILGSGGDCCKPDGGANLSAGTFYEGAMVAGYPSDATENAVHANIIAANYR, encoded by the coding sequence ATGAACGTCTTGAACCTCCGCCGCGGACGGCTGGCGGCGATCGGCGCGTTAGCGCTCAGCATGGTCGGTGGCTCCGTCCTGGCCACCCAGGTACACGTCGCCGTCGCGGCGCCGGGCCCGTCCCCGGCCGCGGCCATCGTCCCGGGCCAGAGCGCACCGATCACCGGTGTCGCGTCCGGCCGGTGCATGGAGGTGCCGAACTCCAGCACCACCAACGGCACCCAGACACAGCTGTGGGACTGCACCGGCGCCACCAACCAGACCTGGACCTACAGCTCCAACCGGCAGTTGACGGTGTACGGCAACAAGTGCCTGGACGCCAGCGGTGGCGGCACCGGCAACGGCACCCAGGTGATCATCTGGGACTGCCACGGCAACGCCAACCAGCAGTGGAACGTCAACAGCAACGGCACGATCACCAGCGCCCAGTCCGGACTCTGCCTGGACGCGAACGGGGCCGCCACGGGCAACGGCACCAAGCTCATCCTCTGGTCCTGCCACGGCGCCACCAACCAGCAGTGGAGCTCACCGTCGACGCCGCCGACCCCCACGCCGACCGTTACCCCGCCACCAGCCGGCTCCCTGCCGTGTGACATCTACGCGGCCGGTGGTACGCCATGCGTGGCGGCGCACAGCACCACCCGGGCGCTGTACGCGACCTACCGGGGGAACCTCTACCAGGTGCGGCGCTCGTCCGACAACACCACCCGGGACATCGGCCTGCTGACCACCGGCGGCACGGCCAACGCGGCGACGCAGGACTCGTTCTGCGCCGGCACACAGTGTGTGATCACCGTGGTCTACGACCAGTCCGGCCGGGGCAACGACCTGTGGTACCAGGGCTCCACCGTCGTACCCGGCTCGCCGCAGAGCCGGCCCGCGATCGCCACCTCCGAGTCGTTGAGCATCGGCGGCGGCAAGGCGTACTCGTTGTACATCAATCCGGGCAACAGCTACTGGCGCGACGGTCACCTCACCGGCGTGCCGACCGGTGCCGCACCCGAGGGCATGTACATGGTGACCAGCGGCACGCACGTCAACAACGGCTGCTGCTTCGACTACGGCAACAGCGAGACGACCCGCAAGGCGGACGCGGCCGGGGCGATGGACGCGATCAACTTCAGTACCCAGTGCTGGTTCGGCGGCTGCTCCGGGACGGGGCCGTGGGTGCAGGCGGACCTGGAGTGGGGCCTCTTCCCCGGCGGCAGCCAATCCTGGAACCCGAACCAGCGGGCCTTCCCGCACAAGTTCGTCACCGCCACCCTGAAGAACAACGGCACCACACGCTTCGCCATCAAGGGCAGCAACGCCCAGTCCGGCAGCCTCTACACGCTCTACGACGGGGCGCTGCCGCCGGGATACAGCCCGATGAAGAAGCAGGGCGCGATCATCCTGGGCAGCGGCGGCGACTGCTGCAAGCCCGACGGCGGGGCGAACCTCAGCGCCGGCACCTTCTACGAGGGTGCGATGGTCGCCGGCTACCCCTCCGACGCCACCGAGAACGCCGTGCACGCCAACATCATCGCCGCCAACTACCGCTAG
- a CDS encoding CPCC family cysteine-rich protein — translation MGKHSIDVASCPCCAHRTGGGTCPVCFWTDDGSTDQNAGTARGGPNGDLSLSDARLNYAIYGASHPRYQDAVRPARPEELP, via the coding sequence GTGGGGAAACACTCGATCGATGTCGCCTCCTGCCCGTGCTGCGCGCACCGGACCGGCGGGGGCACCTGCCCAGTCTGCTTCTGGACCGACGACGGTTCCACCGACCAGAATGCCGGCACCGCCCGGGGCGGCCCCAACGGTGACCTGAGCCTGTCCGACGCCCGGCTCAACTACGCCATCTACGGCGCGAGCCACCCGCGTTACCAGGACGCCGTGCGTCCGGCCCGTCCCGAGGAGTTGCCCTGA
- a CDS encoding SAM-dependent chlorinase/fluorinase: MPGYPWLSLTTDYGLSDGFVAACHGVVARIAPAVRVIDVSHLIPPGDVARGATVLAQTVGHLPPAVHVAVVDPGVGTARRGVALGTPGGVLVGPDNGLLPRAAEVLGGIVAAVELTSPEWFPEPSRTFHGRDVFAPAAARFALGAALTEAGPAFDPATLVRLPEPVFVAGAGWLEAEVLTVDHFGNVQLAAPGSALRRLGPVIRIGERRAVRGGTFGDAPPGDLVVFADSADRLAVAVNGGRADALLGVTPGDVLRLE; encoded by the coding sequence GTGCCCGGTTACCCATGGCTCAGCCTGACCACCGACTACGGTCTCTCCGACGGGTTCGTGGCCGCCTGCCACGGGGTGGTCGCCCGGATCGCCCCCGCCGTCCGGGTGATCGACGTCAGCCATCTGATCCCGCCCGGAGACGTCGCCCGGGGCGCCACGGTACTGGCCCAGACCGTCGGACACCTGCCGCCGGCCGTGCACGTGGCGGTGGTCGACCCGGGCGTGGGTACCGCGCGCCGGGGCGTCGCCCTGGGTACGCCCGGCGGCGTGCTCGTCGGGCCGGACAACGGACTGCTGCCCCGGGCCGCGGAGGTGCTCGGCGGGATCGTCGCGGCGGTGGAGCTGACCAGTCCGGAGTGGTTTCCCGAGCCGTCCCGTACCTTCCACGGCCGGGACGTCTTCGCCCCGGCCGCCGCCCGGTTCGCGCTCGGCGCCGCGCTGACCGAGGCCGGTCCGGCGTTCGACCCGGCGACCCTGGTGCGCCTTCCCGAGCCGGTCTTCGTGGCGGGTGCCGGCTGGCTGGAGGCCGAGGTGCTGACGGTCGACCACTTCGGCAACGTGCAGCTCGCCGCCCCCGGGTCCGCGCTGCGGCGGCTCGGTCCGGTGATCCGGATCGGCGAACGCCGGGCGGTCCGGGGCGGTACCTTCGGCGACGCCCCGCCCGGCGACCTCGTCGTGTTCGCCGACTCGGCAGACCGGCTGGCGGTCGCGGTCAACGGCGGCCGGGCGGACGCCCTGCTCGGCGTCACCCCGGGCGACGTACTCCGCCTGGAATGA
- a CDS encoding alpha-N-acetylglucosaminidase yields MRGLLRELLVRVTGSADRVRVERIPAADDGSAVAGYECRDGELTLRGSAPVAAAAAFGQYLKAYAGRQVSWDSPRLDPPLACWPAAPPTRLGTPFPIRYHLNAVTYGYSTAFWDWDRWEREIDWMALHGVTYPLMQVGHEAVLAELYRRAGLAPARIDEWIGSAAHFPWTWMGNTHSFGGPLPATWIGRHVELAHRILSRMRALGMTPVLPTFGGHVPPELADPSAGELEWQGWRTPILGPESPRFARLAAEFLGIQRELFGTDHHYAVDPFVESVPPSGEPGYLASMGRAVYRTMAERDPEAVWVLAGWPFHYQREFWTPDRVRAFLSDIPAERLLLLDLWGEYAPMWRRDGMYGRRWIWCAIHNFGGRFALFGDLHGLARDVDELRQRRPSGLVGIGLAPEAIENNTVFYELATDLAWGVPLVSEWLDAFARQRYATAHDDVVRAWRILADTLYGPGRTRSIPSPVIARPWGVGTPFAAQRLAGEFVPQDAEPQFVPQDAEPQFVPQDAESPPELADGDAEVVRPSANIDAENDPLVLGALPRIAQAARLLLRRAAEVTVRDPLERDVAELVGHVLAQGARVHIRGIVAAFAERDPAAILAHLARLRSDLLDLDELAGTRADSRVGQWIAAARAWGDSPAEADVMERDARSLVSVWGHQSSGLHDYSGRHWSGLVRDYYLPRWELWGSWLAEAARAGREPDVGVLRDRIVAHEESWRDALGGYSAEPDGDTCEVAARILDRLGR; encoded by the coding sequence ATGCGGGGCCTTCTCCGGGAGCTGCTGGTGCGCGTCACCGGCAGCGCCGACCGGGTACGGGTGGAGCGGATCCCGGCCGCCGACGACGGCAGCGCGGTCGCCGGGTACGAGTGCCGGGACGGCGAACTCACCCTGCGCGGCTCGGCCCCGGTCGCCGCGGCCGCCGCCTTCGGGCAGTACCTGAAGGCGTACGCCGGCCGCCAGGTGAGCTGGGACAGCCCGCGCCTCGACCCGCCGCTGGCCTGCTGGCCGGCGGCCCCGCCGACCCGGCTGGGCACCCCGTTCCCGATCCGCTACCACCTCAACGCCGTGACCTACGGGTATTCGACGGCGTTCTGGGACTGGGACCGCTGGGAGCGGGAGATCGACTGGATGGCGCTGCACGGCGTCACTTATCCGCTCATGCAGGTCGGGCACGAGGCGGTGCTGGCGGAGCTGTACCGGCGGGCCGGGCTCGCCCCGGCCCGGATCGACGAGTGGATCGGAAGCGCGGCACATTTCCCGTGGACCTGGATGGGCAACACCCACTCGTTCGGCGGACCGCTGCCGGCGACCTGGATCGGCCGGCACGTCGAGTTGGCCCACCGGATCCTTTCCCGGATGCGGGCGCTGGGCATGACGCCGGTGCTGCCGACGTTCGGCGGGCACGTGCCGCCGGAACTCGCCGACCCGTCGGCCGGTGAACTCGAATGGCAGGGCTGGCGCACGCCGATCCTCGGGCCGGAAAGCCCGCGGTTCGCGCGGCTCGCCGCCGAGTTCCTGGGCATCCAACGCGAACTGTTCGGCACCGACCACCACTACGCCGTCGACCCGTTCGTCGAGTCCGTGCCGCCGAGTGGCGAGCCCGGCTATCTGGCGTCGATGGGTCGGGCGGTCTACCGGACGATGGCGGAACGCGATCCCGAGGCGGTCTGGGTACTGGCCGGCTGGCCGTTCCACTACCAGCGCGAGTTCTGGACGCCGGACCGGGTACGCGCGTTCCTCTCCGACATACCGGCCGAGCGGCTGCTGCTGCTCGACCTCTGGGGCGAGTACGCCCCGATGTGGCGCCGGGACGGCATGTACGGGCGGCGCTGGATCTGGTGCGCGATCCACAACTTCGGCGGCCGTTTCGCGCTCTTCGGCGACCTGCATGGGCTGGCCCGGGACGTCGACGAGCTGCGGCAGCGCCGGCCGTCCGGGTTGGTCGGCATCGGGCTGGCCCCGGAGGCGATCGAGAACAACACCGTCTTCTACGAGTTGGCCACCGACCTCGCCTGGGGCGTACCGCTGGTTTCCGAGTGGCTCGACGCGTTCGCCCGGCAGCGCTACGCGACCGCGCACGACGACGTCGTACGGGCGTGGCGGATCCTGGCCGACACGCTTTACGGGCCGGGGCGTACCCGTTCCATCCCGTCTCCGGTCATCGCCCGCCCCTGGGGGGTCGGCACCCCCTTCGCGGCGCAGCGCCTCGCCGGCGAATTCGTCCCGCAGGACGCCGAGCCACAATTCGTCCCGCAGGACGCCGAGCCACAATTCGTCCCGCAGGACGCCGAGTCACCACCGGAGCTGGCGGACGGCGACGCGGAGGTGGTACGGCCGTCGGCGAACATCGACGCGGAGAACGACCCGCTGGTGCTCGGCGCCCTGCCCCGGATCGCCCAGGCCGCGCGGCTGCTGCTGCGGCGGGCGGCCGAGGTGACCGTCCGGGATCCGCTGGAACGCGACGTCGCCGAACTGGTCGGCCACGTGCTGGCCCAGGGCGCCCGGGTGCACATCCGCGGCATCGTGGCGGCCTTCGCCGAGCGGGATCCGGCGGCGATCCTGGCGCATCTCGCCCGGCTCCGGAGCGACCTGCTCGACCTCGACGAACTCGCCGGCACCCGGGCGGATTCCAGGGTCGGGCAGTGGATCGCCGCCGCCCGCGCCTGGGGTGACTCCCCGGCCGAGGCGGACGTGATGGAGCGGGACGCCCGCAGCCTCGTCTCGGTCTGGGGACACCAGTCGAGCGGGCTGCACGACTATTCCGGACGCCACTGGTCCGGCCTCGTCCGGGATTACTACCTGCCCCGCTGGGAGTTGTGGGGCAGCTGGCTGGCCGAGGCGGCACGGGCCGGACGGGAGCCGGACGTCGGCGTGCTGCGGGATCGCATCGTCGCGCACGAGGAATCCTGGCGGGACGCCCTGGGCGGCTACTCCGCCGAGCCCGACGGCGACACCTGCGAGGTCGCGGCGCGGATCCTCGACCGGCTCGGGCGCTGA